From Prochlorococcus sp. MIT 1223, the proteins below share one genomic window:
- the thyX gene encoding FAD-dependent thymidylate synthase: MKIVEFITATPDAEKTMAYIARVSNPSNQSNDNFEKLIKYCITHEHWSVFEQSYMTLQIETNRGIAAQILRHRSFTFQEFSQRYSDSTQLGEIPIPELRRQDVKNRQNSTSDLSVDVIRKFENKIKEQFELNKSLYEEMLNSGIAKECARFVLPLATPTRIYMTGSCRSWIHYISLRTAHGTQKEHMKIAEECKNIFIKQFPTVSSAMNW, encoded by the coding sequence ATGAAAATAGTTGAATTTATAACAGCAACGCCAGATGCAGAAAAAACTATGGCTTATATAGCAAGAGTAAGCAATCCAAGTAATCAAAGTAATGATAATTTTGAGAAGTTAATTAAATATTGTATTACCCATGAACATTGGAGTGTTTTTGAGCAATCTTATATGACTTTGCAAATAGAAACTAATCGTGGAATAGCTGCTCAGATTCTCAGACATCGTTCATTCACATTTCAGGAATTCTCTCAGAGATATTCAGATAGTACGCAGTTAGGAGAAATACCAATACCAGAATTAAGGCGACAAGATGTAAAAAATAGGCAAAACTCAACCTCTGACTTATCTGTAGATGTTATCCGAAAATTCGAAAATAAAATCAAAGAGCAATTTGAATTAAATAAAAGTCTTTACGAGGAAATGCTTAATTCAGGAATTGCCAAAGAGTGTGCACGATTTGTTCTGCCACTTGCTACCCCAACAAGAATATACATGACAGGTTCCTGTCGATCATGGATACACTATATTTCATTAAGAACTGCGCATGGAACACAGAAAGAACATATGAAGATAGCTGAAGAATGTAAAAATATTTTCATCAAACAATTCCCTACAGTTTCTTCAGCTATGAATTGGTAA
- a CDS encoding thioredoxin domain-containing protein produces the protein MPKSISSESITNLQKIILTISTLSLIIILLFLRGNLNSQAPLNQLAEKSMEPMQAINNEKPTVFEFYADWCEVCKKMAPSMFNIEKNYSDRVNFVLLNVDNPRWGELIDKYEVNGVPQLTFLDKDAKVIYVSKGLQSEEQINKSINYLLNERIPSKNITNNNQNSIQSNIKLAIKNNQDSIKPRSHG, from the coding sequence ATGCCGAAAAGTATTAGCTCAGAATCTATAACTAATCTCCAAAAAATAATCTTAACTATATCGACCCTGTCTTTGATAATAATTTTATTATTTCTTAGAGGGAATTTAAATTCTCAAGCCCCTTTAAATCAGTTAGCAGAAAAATCTATGGAACCTATGCAAGCAATTAATAATGAAAAGCCAACAGTTTTTGAGTTTTATGCAGATTGGTGTGAAGTTTGTAAGAAAATGGCACCCTCTATGTTCAATATAGAAAAGAATTACTCTGATAGGGTTAACTTTGTCTTATTGAATGTGGATAATCCAAGGTGGGGAGAACTTATAGATAAATATGAGGTCAATGGAGTTCCACAGTTAACTTTCCTAGATAAGGATGCTAAAGTTATATATGTATCAAAAGGTTTGCAGTCAGAAGAGCAAATTAATAAATCAATTAATTATTTGTTAAATGAAAGAATACCTAGTAAAAACATTACAAATAACAATCAAAATTCAATTCAATCAAATATAAAATTAGCTATAAAAAACAATCAAGACTCAATAAAACCAAGAAGTCATGGTTGA
- the trmB gene encoding tRNA (guanosine(46)-N7)-methyltransferase TrmB, with protein MRQHVNPLSRFFQLPIEIPQVKDLFANIDLPIHLDIGCAKGRFLLDLASLDTTWNYLGIEIRNKLVLSAKKDKDRLKLANLNFSYCNANVSLEKWLNTLNHGNLRRVSIQFPDPWFKRRHYKRRVLQPSLLLSLIKSFKPGAELFLQSDVFSVIKPMIDLVDSSQCFTREPLNDFEWLDENPFSVVTEREHYAMANQLKIYRVLYRRNANDINLSGIFKR; from the coding sequence ATGCGGCAGCATGTAAACCCTCTTAGTAGATTTTTTCAATTACCGATAGAGATACCTCAAGTAAAGGATCTCTTTGCGAATATTGATTTGCCAATTCATCTAGACATTGGTTGTGCAAAAGGTCGCTTTCTTCTAGACCTTGCTTCTCTAGATACCACTTGGAATTACTTAGGTATAGAGATTCGCAATAAACTAGTCTTATCCGCGAAAAAAGATAAGGATAGATTGAAGTTGGCTAACTTAAACTTCTCATATTGTAATGCAAATGTAAGCTTAGAAAAATGGCTTAATACACTTAACCATGGGAACCTGAGAAGAGTCTCGATTCAATTCCCAGATCCTTGGTTTAAAAGAAGGCATTATAAGAGAAGAGTCCTGCAGCCTAGTTTACTTTTATCACTAATTAAATCCTTTAAGCCTGGGGCCGAACTCTTTCTTCAAAGTGATGTGTTTTCTGTTATTAAACCAATGATAGATTTAGTTGATTCCAGTCAATGCTTTACTCGCGAACCATTGAATGATTTTGAATGGCTGGATGAAAACCCTTTTTCTGTTGTTACTGAACGTGAGCATTATGCAATGGCTAATCAACTCAAGATTTACAGGGTTTTGTATAGAAGGAATGCTAATGACATAAATTTAAGCGGAATATTCAAAAGGTAA
- a CDS encoding DUF3177 family protein: MTEIQYRTLVWLAYRLAATFAFGLPLVLLIWSSIKKEQAISRLLSIYWKVSSLIFISILLLTSNQPIGYIASFFSLILSIVSIWFWVDLNEEIGEMPLWKPLPLATKVWRWGLSFLGILYVALNSLSLKCFQVIDQSFCNAWIIGPQSLHETNKIILRFLFGGSWSQSLAGVIGYLALIIYIIGLIQWLLIRLPKHGRIAGEF; this comes from the coding sequence TTGACTGAGATCCAATACAGAACTTTAGTTTGGCTAGCCTATAGGCTTGCAGCCACCTTTGCATTCGGACTACCTTTAGTCCTTTTAATATGGTCATCTATTAAAAAAGAACAAGCGATTTCAAGATTGCTCTCAATATATTGGAAGGTTTCAAGTTTAATTTTCATAAGTATTCTTTTATTAACTAGTAATCAACCAATTGGATATATAGCTTCTTTTTTCTCTCTAATCTTAAGCATAGTCTCAATATGGTTTTGGGTCGACCTTAATGAAGAGATTGGAGAAATGCCTCTCTGGAAACCTTTACCTCTTGCTACAAAGGTTTGGAGATGGGGATTAAGCTTCTTGGGAATATTATATGTTGCCTTAAATTCATTAAGTTTAAAATGTTTTCAAGTTATAGACCAATCATTTTGTAATGCTTGGATTATAGGACCTCAAAGTTTACATGAAACAAATAAAATCATCCTAAGATTTCTTTTTGGAGGTAGCTGGAGTCAATCTTTAGCTGGTGTTATAGGTTATTTAGCTTTAATTATTTATATAATTGGCTTAATACAATGGCTCCTAATTAGACTACCTAAACATGGAAGAATAGCTGGTGAATTTTAA
- the ileS gene encoding isoleucine--tRNA ligase has product MINVTKDKKKDETIITSYKETLNLLKTNFGMRANSTIREPELQAFWSDHGIDLELGRNNKGAVFTLHDGPPYANGKLHMGHALNKVLKDIINKFQILQGKRVNFVPGWDCHGLPIELKVLQTLDQEQRKNLTPLKLRKKAASYARKQVASQMSGFRRWGIWADWQNPYLTLDKKYEAAQIKLFGEMALKGYIYRGLKPVHWSPSSRTALAEAELEYPEGHISPSVYLTFEVVKLPEQLIKELIKQGLDSALLNNKSIKVAVWTTTPWTLPANLAIGVNEKLDYTFASYGKSQIIILASSLLSKVSEITQIKFLEEAKVKGSLLEGILYKHPLFDRNSPVVIAGDYINIDSGTGLVHTAPGHGVDDFNTGLKYNLPILCPVNESGIFTEEAGEFAGLNVLKDANSVIIKSLEETGALLKQVPYEHKYPYDWRTKKPTIFRATEQWFASVEGFRENALESIDSVDWLPNSGRNRITSMVKDRGDWCISRQRTWGVPIPVFYERNGSNVLLNEETLNHIETLFADHGADIWWEKNESDLLPPSYKNEASRWIKGTDTMDVWFDSGSSWKAICCQNNGLNYPADLYLEGSDQHRGWFQSSLLTSVAVNNQAPYKRVLTHGFALDENGRKMSKSLGNIVDPLIIINGGSNQKKEPPFGADVLRLWVSSVDYSVDVPIGSNILKQLSDVYRKIRNTSRYLLGNLHDFDPHKNEININELPLIDQWMLHRTGEVIDEVTSAFENYEFSKFFQTIQSFCVVDLSNFYLDIAKDRLYISAPNDRTRRTCQTVLSLIIERLAGMIAPVLPHMAEDIWQNIPYDTKVESVFKNGWPKVPNIWVNDSLTQPISYLRNLRSEVNRGLEECRVSNNIGSSLEASLRIEIRDSYLAEAMNWLDKSSFKEVDNLRDWLLVSSLQIDGEPWAETFVIIENDTCLLEISKARGSKCDRCWHFENDIGKDLKHPKLCSRCLEIINRL; this is encoded by the coding sequence ATTATCAACGTGACTAAGGATAAAAAAAAGGACGAAACTATAATTACGTCCTACAAGGAAACCCTAAATCTGTTGAAGACAAATTTTGGGATGAGGGCTAATTCCACTATTCGAGAGCCTGAGCTCCAGGCTTTTTGGAGTGATCACGGAATTGATCTAGAGCTTGGCAGGAATAATAAAGGTGCTGTATTTACATTGCATGATGGACCTCCATATGCAAATGGGAAGCTTCATATGGGGCATGCTCTTAACAAAGTACTTAAGGACATAATCAATAAATTTCAAATTCTGCAAGGGAAAAGAGTTAACTTTGTTCCTGGTTGGGATTGTCATGGTCTTCCAATTGAATTAAAGGTACTTCAGACGCTTGATCAAGAACAAAGAAAAAATTTAACTCCTCTAAAACTTAGAAAAAAGGCAGCCAGCTATGCAAGAAAACAGGTCGCCAGTCAAATGTCAGGATTTAGGAGATGGGGTATTTGGGCAGATTGGCAAAACCCTTATCTAACTCTGGATAAAAAATATGAGGCGGCTCAAATAAAATTATTTGGTGAGATGGCGCTTAAGGGATATATCTATAGAGGACTTAAGCCTGTTCATTGGAGTCCTAGTTCTAGAACTGCTTTAGCTGAAGCGGAACTGGAATATCCAGAAGGTCATATTAGCCCAAGTGTGTATTTAACTTTTGAAGTAGTCAAACTTCCTGAGCAACTAATCAAGGAATTAATTAAACAGGGTTTAGACTCTGCGTTATTAAATAACAAATCTATAAAAGTTGCTGTTTGGACAACTACACCATGGACTCTTCCTGCAAATTTAGCAATTGGAGTTAATGAAAAACTAGATTACACATTTGCTTCATATGGAAAGAGTCAAATAATTATATTAGCTTCATCATTGCTTTCAAAAGTTTCTGAAATTACTCAAATAAAATTTCTTGAAGAAGCGAAAGTAAAAGGTTCTCTATTAGAAGGAATTTTATATAAACATCCTTTGTTTGATAGGAATAGTCCCGTAGTCATTGCAGGCGACTATATAAATATAGACTCAGGCACTGGACTTGTTCATACTGCTCCTGGCCATGGTGTTGATGACTTTAATACAGGGCTTAAATATAACTTGCCAATACTTTGCCCTGTAAATGAAAGTGGCATTTTCACTGAAGAAGCTGGTGAATTTGCAGGCTTAAATGTTTTGAAAGATGCTAATTCAGTAATTATCAAGTCCCTTGAAGAAACTGGCGCTTTATTAAAACAGGTCCCTTATGAACATAAGTACCCATATGATTGGAGAACAAAGAAACCTACAATTTTTAGGGCAACTGAACAATGGTTTGCCTCAGTGGAAGGATTTCGTGAAAATGCTTTAGAGTCTATAGATTCAGTTGATTGGCTACCAAATTCAGGGAGAAATAGGATTACTTCAATGGTTAAAGATAGAGGTGATTGGTGTATATCTAGACAAAGAACTTGGGGAGTTCCAATACCAGTTTTCTATGAGAGAAATGGAAGTAATGTTCTTTTAAATGAAGAAACATTGAATCATATAGAGACATTATTTGCTGACCATGGTGCTGATATTTGGTGGGAAAAAAATGAATCAGATCTTTTACCACCTTCATATAAGAATGAGGCATCTAGATGGATTAAGGGCACAGATACTATGGATGTATGGTTCGACTCAGGATCAAGTTGGAAAGCTATATGTTGTCAGAACAATGGATTGAATTACCCTGCTGATTTATATCTAGAAGGTTCAGACCAGCATAGAGGATGGTTTCAATCTTCCCTACTTACTTCGGTTGCAGTGAATAATCAAGCTCCTTATAAAAGAGTTTTAACTCATGGCTTTGCTTTAGATGAAAATGGGAGAAAAATGAGCAAATCTTTAGGCAATATTGTTGATCCATTAATTATAATTAACGGTGGTTCTAATCAAAAAAAAGAACCACCATTCGGAGCTGATGTTTTAAGACTTTGGGTTAGCTCTGTAGATTATTCGGTTGATGTGCCGATAGGATCAAATATTTTGAAGCAATTATCTGATGTATATAGAAAAATTAGAAATACTTCTAGGTACTTATTGGGAAACTTGCATGATTTTGATCCTCATAAAAATGAAATTAATATTAATGAATTACCTCTTATAGACCAATGGATGCTTCATAGAACTGGTGAAGTTATAGATGAAGTAACAAGTGCATTTGAAAATTATGAATTTTCAAAATTTTTCCAGACAATTCAAAGTTTTTGTGTCGTTGATTTGTCTAACTTTTACTTAGATATTGCGAAGGATCGACTTTATATTAGTGCACCAAATGATAGGACTAGAAGGACTTGTCAGACAGTTTTGTCCTTAATTATTGAAAGGCTTGCTGGAATGATCGCTCCTGTTTTACCCCATATGGCTGAAGATATATGGCAAAATATCCCTTATGACACAAAAGTAGAATCTGTCTTTAAAAATGGATGGCCTAAAGTACCAAATATATGGGTAAACGATTCCCTAACTCAACCAATTTCTTATTTAAGGAATTTAAGAAGTGAAGTCAATAGAGGGTTAGAAGAATGTAGAGTTAGTAATAACATTGGATCCTCACTTGAGGCGTCATTACGTATTGAAATTAGAGATAGTTATCTTGCTGAGGCTATGAATTGGCTAGATAAATCATCTTTTAAAGAAGTAGATAATTTGCGTGACTGGTTGCTTGTCTCTTCTTTGCAGATAGATGGAGAACCTTGGGCAGAAACATTTGTAATTATAGAAAATGATACTTGCCTTTTGGAGATATCAAAAGCCAGAGGTTCGAAATGTGACAGATGTTGGCATTTTGAGAATGATATTGGTAAGGATCTTAAACATCCAAAACTATGTTCTAGGTGCTTGGAAATAATAAATAGATTGTAA
- the crtR gene encoding beta-carotene hydroxylase, producing the protein MKKLKSSIDWQKELQEFLDPPSEWNITVFLFIGGYLLAGLSIWEWYRGEWPLPLLVGLAFLALHMEGTVIHDACHNAAHPNRWINQAMGHGAAILLGFSFPVFTRVHLEHHKYVNDPKNDPDHIVSTFGPVWLIAPRFFYHEYFFFERKLWRRYELMQWGIERGLFISIVLAGLKFNFMNIIYNLWFGPALMVGVTLGIFFDYLPHRPFLSRNRWKNARVYPSKTMNWLIMGQNYHLVHHLWPSIPWFEYKPAYEVTKPLLDSKGSPQRMGIFESSKDGFNFLYDIVLGIRSHKRNRSKMRNIAKIIPNKNLRKKFISLIHSTAIIPIAKGK; encoded by the coding sequence ATAAAAAAATTGAAGTCCTCCATTGACTGGCAAAAAGAACTACAGGAGTTCCTGGACCCTCCCAGCGAATGGAACATCACTGTCTTTTTGTTTATTGGAGGTTATTTACTAGCAGGATTAAGCATATGGGAATGGTATAGAGGTGAATGGCCATTACCGCTGTTGGTCGGCTTAGCTTTTCTTGCTCTTCATATGGAAGGCACAGTAATTCATGACGCCTGCCATAACGCTGCTCACCCAAATCGTTGGATCAATCAAGCTATGGGGCATGGAGCTGCAATTCTTCTTGGATTTAGCTTTCCTGTCTTTACCAGAGTTCATTTAGAGCATCACAAATACGTAAATGACCCCAAAAACGATCCAGATCATATTGTCAGTACTTTTGGCCCTGTTTGGTTAATTGCACCAAGATTCTTTTATCACGAATACTTCTTTTTCGAAAGAAAGCTCTGGCGACGTTATGAATTAATGCAATGGGGAATAGAGAGAGGTTTATTTATATCAATTGTTTTGGCTGGACTTAAATTTAATTTTATGAATATTATATATAATTTATGGTTTGGACCAGCCTTAATGGTTGGAGTAACATTAGGGATTTTCTTTGATTATCTACCACATAGACCTTTCTTGTCTCGCAATCGCTGGAAAAATGCGAGAGTTTATCCTAGTAAAACGATGAATTGGTTAATTATGGGCCAAAACTATCATTTAGTTCATCATTTGTGGCCTTCAATTCCTTGGTTTGAGTACAAACCAGCTTATGAAGTGACCAAACCATTATTAGATTCAAAAGGTTCTCCACAAAGAATGGGAATTTTTGAATCAAGTAAAGATGGATTTAATTTCTTGTATGACATAGTTCTCGGTATTAGAAGCCACAAAAGAAATAGAAGTAAGATGAGAAATATTGCTAAGATAATTCCTAATAAAAATTTGAGGAAAAAATTTATTAGCCTTATTCATTCAACAGCCATTATTCCTATAGCTAAAGGCAAGTAA
- the gatC gene encoding Asp-tRNA(Asn)/Glu-tRNA(Gln) amidotransferase subunit GatC — protein sequence MTNISSDDVRKVAQLARIDLKDEEIDIYSQQLESILGYIEQLERIDTNDVQPTTRAVEVVNVLRKDIVEPTQVREELIDLAPCREADYFRVPQILSD from the coding sequence ATGACAAACATTTCTTCTGATGATGTACGTAAAGTCGCTCAATTAGCTCGTATTGATTTGAAAGATGAAGAGATAGATATTTATTCTCAGCAATTAGAGAGCATTCTTGGATATATAGAGCAACTTGAAAGAATTGATACCAATGATGTTCAGCCAACTACCCGTGCAGTTGAAGTTGTAAATGTCTTGAGAAAAGATATTGTTGAGCCTACTCAAGTTAGGGAAGAATTGATCGATTTGGCTCCATGCAGAGAGGCAGATTACTTTCGTGTTCCTCAAATATTATCTGATTAG
- a CDS encoding DNA-3-methyladenine glycosylase: protein MGCRLIKKASNGSLLWGVIVETEAYSQEEPACHGFKKRTSANETLFGLPGRLYVYLTYGSHYCVNIVTEKANWANGVLLRAISIPGENERIASGPGLLAKKFGLNKTHDNLPISVENNIWLAEKTASISMQKIIETTRVGISKAKQLKWRWYLQSSRSVSKREKGDRVPPKELSWYPTHLDGL, encoded by the coding sequence ATTGGATGCAGATTAATCAAAAAAGCATCTAATGGATCACTTCTATGGGGTGTGATAGTAGAAACAGAAGCATATTCTCAAGAGGAGCCTGCATGTCACGGTTTTAAAAAAAGGACCTCCGCTAATGAAACCTTGTTTGGACTCCCAGGGAGATTATATGTATATCTAACTTATGGGTCACATTATTGCGTAAATATAGTGACCGAAAAAGCAAATTGGGCTAATGGGGTTTTATTGCGAGCTATCTCCATACCAGGAGAGAATGAGCGAATAGCATCTGGGCCAGGATTGTTAGCAAAAAAATTCGGCTTAAACAAAACCCATGACAATTTACCTATATCAGTAGAGAATAATATATGGCTTGCAGAGAAAACAGCTTCCATAAGCATGCAAAAAATAATAGAAACAACAAGGGTGGGCATATCAAAAGCTAAGCAATTAAAATGGAGATGGTATTTGCAATCCAGTAGAAGCGTAAGCAAACGAGAAAAAGGAGACAGAGTGCCTCCTAAGGAATTGTCTTGGTACCCGACACATCTTGATGGGCTATGA
- a CDS encoding aspartate carbamoyltransferase catalytic subunit, with amino-acid sequence MNNWAHKHVLDLASFSLEDYSTVIALADRFRSLPETGTRKLPALQGKLITTLFFEPSTRTRSSFELAAKKLSADVQNFAPQSSALTKGESPLDTAITYMSMGADVLVIRHNLSNISAEIASYIDQEGLNTSILNAGDGLHSHPSQGLLDLFTLASFFNPNEPSTKSLSGKNIAIVGDILHSRVARSNLWALTACEANVILCGPQNLLPDDFVQFIDSPPPGIKKDPINKRGNISIERSLKDCLKDVDAVMTLRLQKERMKKSLITDINRYYFDYGITHENLKYCRRKIPVMHPGPVNRGIEISSEVIQDNSISLINQQVRNGIPIRMALLYLLTNRKLTE; translated from the coding sequence ATGAATAATTGGGCACATAAACATGTTTTAGATCTTGCAAGTTTCTCTCTGGAAGATTATTCAACAGTTATTGCACTTGCTGATCGATTCAGATCTCTTCCTGAAACAGGAACAAGAAAGCTGCCTGCATTGCAAGGTAAATTAATAACCACTTTATTTTTCGAACCCAGTACCCGCACAAGAAGTAGCTTTGAATTAGCAGCTAAAAAACTGTCAGCAGACGTTCAAAACTTTGCTCCCCAGAGCAGTGCTTTAACCAAAGGAGAAAGTCCTCTTGACACAGCAATTACATATATGTCTATGGGAGCAGATGTTTTAGTTATTCGCCACAATTTATCTAACATCTCAGCAGAAATTGCTAGTTATATAGATCAAGAAGGACTAAATACTTCGATACTTAATGCAGGGGATGGTCTTCACAGCCACCCAAGCCAAGGTTTACTTGATTTATTTACCCTTGCAAGTTTTTTTAATCCAAATGAACCCAGCACCAAATCACTTTCAGGCAAAAATATAGCAATCGTAGGGGACATCCTTCATTCGCGAGTGGCCCGTTCAAACTTGTGGGCACTAACTGCATGTGAAGCAAATGTCATTTTATGTGGTCCTCAAAATCTATTACCAGATGATTTCGTACAATTTATAGATTCTCCACCACCCGGAATAAAAAAAGACCCAATTAATAAACGAGGCAATATTTCTATTGAAAGATCTTTAAAAGATTGTTTAAAAGATGTGGATGCAGTAATGACATTAAGGCTCCAGAAGGAGAGGATGAAAAAAAGTCTTATTACAGATATAAATAGATATTATTTTGACTATGGGATAACTCATGAGAATCTTAAATATTGCCGAAGAAAAATACCTGTAATGCATCCTGGTCCAGTAAATCGAGGGATCGAGATTAGTAGTGAAGTTATTCAAGATAATTCAATAAGTTTGATTAACCAGCAAGTTAGAAATGGAATTCCCATAAGGATGGCGCTGCTTTACTTACTTACAAACAGAAAGTTAACGGAGTAG
- a CDS encoding DUF565 domain-containing protein — MTKKLQPTNLHKTFWMALERLSDWGRNPWRRYSLYLIIFLSGFFLGSSLGMINGTLALMDPVGAFIVVIIIEIMVRLRRQFDSKRKSLIILNMMDMLRMGLIYGLFMEGFKLL; from the coding sequence ATGACAAAGAAACTTCAACCTACAAATTTACATAAGACCTTTTGGATGGCCCTCGAAAGACTAAGTGATTGGGGGCGAAATCCATGGAGACGATATTCATTATACTTGATTATTTTTCTTTCAGGATTCTTTCTAGGATCTTCATTGGGAATGATTAATGGAACCTTGGCATTAATGGATCCGGTAGGTGCTTTTATAGTAGTTATAATTATTGAGATAATGGTTAGGCTAAGAAGACAGTTTGACTCTAAAAGAAAGTCTTTAATTATTTTAAATATGATGGATATGTTGAGAATGGGATTGATATATGGACTATTTATGGAAGGGTTTAAGCTTTTATAG
- the coaBC gene encoding bifunctional phosphopantothenoylcysteine decarboxylase/phosphopantothenate--cysteine ligase CoaBC translates to MNNEELQSLQGVKVLVGVAGSIAATKTPMLVSNLIKAGAEVRCVVTKSASMLVSPIALSTLSRNRCFQDEDQWDPKESKPLHISLSEWAEIIVIAPLSATSLSKWVNGSAEGLLASILLASEKPIIAAAAMNTGMWQNSSVIKNWKSLDDYPKVLKLNPSSGILACDRIGEGRMASVEIIQLAIKSALITKNANLLIKKDLLGKNVLITAGATIEYLDPARQISNRSSGRMGISIAQAARFRGAKVDLIHGALNIQEPLLEGLNTFNVSNADQMQVSLRERQVSADLIVMTAAVSDLRKKRGASKNKLSKAELIASLPEELEIVPDLLKEVTSRKETNQLILGFAALTGQDEHIKALGEEKRVNKGCDLLMANPIDRPNEGFGENNNGGYLLGPNNMSIKLEVQSKFELAHKLIDHLLAFKSKNS, encoded by the coding sequence ATGAATAATGAAGAACTACAATCTCTACAAGGAGTAAAAGTACTGGTAGGAGTCGCTGGAAGTATTGCCGCGACGAAAACTCCAATGCTTGTTAGCAATTTAATTAAAGCTGGAGCAGAAGTTCGTTGTGTTGTAACTAAAAGCGCTTCTATGCTTGTTAGCCCAATAGCCTTATCAACACTAAGTAGAAATAGATGTTTTCAAGATGAAGATCAATGGGATCCAAAAGAATCAAAGCCTCTACATATATCTCTCTCCGAATGGGCAGAAATAATTGTTATAGCTCCGCTCAGTGCTACCTCTTTAAGCAAATGGGTAAATGGCTCTGCCGAGGGGCTGCTGGCAAGCATTCTTTTAGCATCTGAGAAACCTATCATTGCAGCAGCTGCAATGAACACAGGCATGTGGCAAAACAGCTCTGTTATAAAGAATTGGAAATCTTTAGATGATTATCCGAAGGTACTTAAATTAAACCCTTCTTCTGGAATCCTGGCATGCGATCGAATAGGAGAAGGGCGAATGGCAAGTGTAGAAATTATTCAATTAGCTATAAAGAGTGCATTAATTACAAAAAATGCAAATCTTCTAATTAAGAAAGACTTATTAGGAAAAAATGTCTTAATTACCGCAGGAGCAACAATTGAATATTTAGATCCTGCAAGACAAATCTCTAATAGAAGTAGCGGAAGGATGGGAATTTCAATCGCTCAAGCAGCCAGATTTAGAGGAGCCAAGGTTGATTTAATTCATGGAGCTCTAAATATTCAAGAACCTTTACTAGAAGGATTAAATACATTTAACGTTAGCAATGCGGATCAAATGCAGGTTTCTTTAAGAGAACGACAAGTTTCTGCAGATTTAATAGTAATGACAGCAGCTGTTTCGGATTTACGGAAGAAAAGAGGAGCTAGCAAAAACAAACTGAGTAAAGCTGAATTAATTGCATCATTACCAGAGGAACTCGAAATTGTCCCGGATTTGCTCAAGGAAGTGACCAGCAGAAAAGAAACAAACCAATTAATTCTTGGCTTCGCCGCATTAACTGGTCAAGATGAGCATATAAAGGCGCTTGGAGAAGAAAAAAGAGTTAATAAAGGTTGTGATCTGCTAATGGCAAACCCAATAGATCGACCAAATGAAGGATTTGGTGAAAATAATAACGGTGGTTACTTATTAGGACCAAACAACATGTCAATAAAACTTGAAGTTCAATCAAAATTTGAACTGGCGCACAAATTAATTGACCATTTATTAGCGTTTAAATCAAAAAATTCGTAG